One part of the Malus sylvestris chromosome 2, drMalSylv7.2, whole genome shotgun sequence genome encodes these proteins:
- the LOC126607955 gene encoding TMV resistance protein N-like isoform X8 codes for MANQLVPSSSLSSTPSWEYDVFLSFRGEDTRTNFTDHLYSALVRHGIRTFLDDSELPPGEEIAPTLLKAIENSRISVIVFSENYASSRWCLDELVHILECRESKGQMTMPIFYKVDPSDVRNQKSSYGVAIAVPSRKYENDPEKVQGWRTALTKAANLKGYTLKEKEYETKFINDIVEEISTQVLNRTYLHVSDCPVGIESCAKEVEVLLDVGGNDRRVVGIWGTSGIGKTTIAKDVYNAIAHKFEGSCFLADVSETSASREGLIQLQKTLLSKILGGAELNFVNAHEGTSLIKNRLRQKKILLILDDVDKLEQLKDWVDVDCFGEGSRVIITTKDRKLLKFYGGQWIYEVKKLEDDKALKLFSWNAFKRNRPPDDYLSLARRAIVHAQGLPLALNLISSYLRNESIGRWQAVLNSYDSYVGEPYTDIQITLRKTYDAWDYDLQQVFLDIACFFKGENKDYVLQVLSSSTLNVHEDCINVLVEKAIITIEGNRILMHDLLQKMGKKIVYEESPTEPGKRSRVWYHEDVYNVLTENQGTEKIRSIVVELPKSDEIPLNPESFLRMVKLEIFINRNAYFSGRVDYLPNSLRWIDLRGRSLGGRVLRNIKHMVVLNLSSNFHPRHVVCFNVPHSGIRQLKRFKNLAKLTRMNLSGCEFLEKMPDLSGSPNITELDLSGCTSLVEVDDSVGFLDKLESLCLSGCFELTRFPTRLGSRSLRTLSLSGCRRLESFPEISNSLKCLYIGESGIRELPPIAYFTGLETLNANGCELQNIQLLPDGKKVKFDEVSSRLSLNLSGCKLSESDFFVPLDCWSTLRELDLSRNNFVSLPDCISEAVNLKKLYLCDCKRLREIPVLPPKLEELYLDGCTSLDKIPKLPPRLGRLRLRNCSGLSGDEVAKLLVAKLENEWLNEEIDLSRNNFVSLPDCISKAVNLLTLDLSDCKWLREIPVLPPRLWQLDLDGCTSLEKIPKLPPSLEELRLCNCSGLSGDEVAKLENNLLKEDILVARLENNKEIYSEAQLSIIYPGNEVPKWFSYTSNHPTTIQPLPGYEWDEYERKEEFVGGSEYRFEIPLKLQEGEKLLGLALSYVLEPFTNDEYPEDSEILIDGKILVDHFRFYRGDLKATHVRLALVDELWYDEDMDICQVEFLFPKGCPIKSCGVHCLLRNQDSGSSYSEDEEDEEQEQEQPSDSDIEEDEDPMQRAQFQQQQQQQQQQQQQQLRQQQFQQPMQPVSSIKRPYDGGVCDHRLRQYLDHQRQRPAVNQLDQVAQKCQSTIADSGSDGISQQDLQTNSNMVPTAGRQLAKSLEMQVYAIAISEVVNSMKDLVDFCRENKVGPIEALKVYPRHASANIDNSTGGGVNNTYNQRAPDLPSNLHLQEDGFFNSNPDDNMYPQISSDIVLRPTSSLGKRPHPRGSSDIVDDEYDHPKRRQIDIEEEEEQEQPSASDDPQFQIS; via the exons ATGGCCAATCAACTtgtcccttcttcttccttaagCAGTACTCCTTCATGGGAATACGATGTCTTTTTGAGCTTTAGAGGTGAGGATACACGCACCAATTTTACAGATCATCTATACAGTGCCTTGGTCCGTCACGGAATCCGCACCTTTCTTGATGATAGTGAACTTCCACCAGGAGAAGAAATAGCACCAACGCTTCTCAAAGCAATTGAAAACTCGAGAATTTCTGTCATCGTGTTCTCTGAAAACTATGCATCTTCAAGATGGTGCTTGGACGAGCTCGTACATATCCTTGAATGTAGAGAGTCAAAGGGACAAATGACAATGCCAATCTTCTACAAGGTGGATCCATCGGATGTCCGAAACCAAAAAAGTAGTTATGGTGTTGCGATTGCTGTTCCTAGCCGCAAATATGAGAATGACCCGGAGAAGGTGCAAGGATGGAGGACAGCTCTTACAAAAGCAGCAAATCTGAAAGGATATACTCTCAAAGAGAAAGA GTATGAAACTAAATTTATTAACGACATCGTTGAGGAGATTTCAACCCAAGTATTAAATCGCACATATTTGCATGTGTCTGACTGCCCAGTTGGAATAGAGTCTTGTGCAAAAGAGGTGGAAGTGCTTTTAGATGTCGGTGGAAATGATCGTCGTGTAGTTGGGATTTGGGGGACATCTGGAATAGGCAAGACAACAATTGCAAAAGATGTTTATAATGCAATTGCTCATAAGTTTGAAGGCAGTTGTTTCCTGGCAGATGTTAGTGAAACATCGGCATCACGTGAAGGCCTAATCCAACTACAGAAGACTCTTCTATCTAAAATTCTTGGTGGTGCGGAGTTGAACTTTGTCAATGCTCATGAAGGAACCAGTCTTATTAAGAATCGGTTGAGACAAAAGAAGATTCTCTTAATTCTTGATGACGTGGATAAATTGGAGCAGTTAAAAGACTGGGTCGATGTCGATTGTTTCGGTGAGGGTAGCAGAGTGATCATAACCACAAAAGATAGAAAATTGCTAAAATTTTATGGAGGTCAGTGGATATATGAAGTCAAAAAGTTAGAAGACGACAAAGCACTTAAGCTTTTTAGTTGGAATGCCTTCAAAAGAAATAGACCTCCAGATGATTATTTGAGCCTCGCACGACGTGCAATAGTCCATGCTCAAGGCCTTCCGTTGGCTCTTAATCTTATAAGTTCTTATCTGCGCAATGAAAGTATAGGTCGTTGGCAAGCTGTATTGAACAGTTACGATTCTTACGTTGGAGAACCTTATACAGATATTCAAATAACACTTCGAAAAACTTATGATGCCTGGGATTATGACTTGCAACAAGTTTTCCTAGACATTGCATGTTTTTTTAAGGGTGAAAATAAAGACTACGTGTTACAAGTGTTAAGCAGTTCGACGCTCAATGTACATGAAGATTGTATTAATGTACTCGTTGAGAAAGCCATTATAACTATTGAAGGTAATCGGATTTTGATGCATGACTTGCTACAAAAAATGGGTAAGAAAATAGTTTACGAAGAATCGCCCACTGAACCAGGCAAGCGAAGCAGGGTGTGGTATCATGAAGATGTGTACAATGTTCTAACTGAAAACCAA ggaacGGAGAAAATTAGAAGCATTGTGGTGGAGCTGCCCAAATCAGATGAGATACCCTTGAATCCAGAAAGTTTTTTGAGGATGgtaaaacttgaaatttttatAAATCGGAATGCATATTTTTCTGGACGTGTTGATTATTTGCCCAACAGTTTAAGGTGGATTGACTTGCGTGGACGATCCTTGGGTGGACGAGTCTTGCGTAATATTAAGCATATGGTTGTGCTCAATTTGTCGTCCAATTTTCATCCAAGACATGTTGTTTGTTTTAATGTGCCACACAGTGGCATAAGACAATTGAAGAGATTTAAG AATTTGGCAAAGCTTACACGGATGAATTTAAGCGGTTGcgaatttttggaaaaaatgCCTGACTTATCTGGAAGCCCAAACATAACTGAGTTGGATCTAAGTGGCTGCACAAGTTTGGTCGAG GTTGATGATTCGGTTGGATTCCTCGATAAACTTGAAAGTTTGTGTCTTTCTGGGTGCTTTGAGCTTACAAGGTTTCCAACAAGACTTGGATCGAGGTCCCTAagaacactttctctctcaggTTGCAGAAGGCTCGAGAGTTTCCCAGAAATATCCAACTCCCTAAAATGTTTGTATATAGGAGAAAGTGGCATAAGAGAATTGCCACCAATTGCTTATTTTACTGGGCTTGAGACATTGAACGCAAATGGTTGTGAGTTGCAAAATATCCAACTCCTCCCTGATGGAAAGAAGGTGAAGTTTGATGAAGTTTCATCCAGGCTGTCTCTTAATCTTTCAGGATGCAAGTTATCAGAAAGTGATTTCTTTGTGCCTCTTGATTGCTGGTCCACATTAAGAGAACTTGATCTGTCGAGAAACAATTTTGTTAGCCTTCCGGATTGTATTAGCGAAGCTGTCAACTTGAAGAAACTTTACTTGTGCGATTGCAAGAGGCTTCGAGAAATTCCAGTCCTTCCACCAAAACTAGAAGAGTTATATCTGGATGGTTGCACATCATTGGACAAAATTCCAAAACTGCCCCCGAGGCTTGGGCGTCTTAGATTGCGTAACTGCTCTGGACTAAGTGGTGATGAGGTGGCAAAGTTGTTAGTGGCAAAGTTGGAAAACGAGTGGTTGAATGAG GAAATTGATCTGTCAAGAAACAATTTTGTTAGCCTTCCGGATTGTATTAGCAAAGCTGTCAACTTGTTGACTCTTGACTTGTCGGATTGCAAGTGGCTTCGAGAAATTCCAGTCCTTCCACCAAGACTATGGCAGTTAGATCTGGATGGCTGCACATCATTGGAGAAAATTCCAAAACTGCCCCCGAGCCTTGAGGAGCTTAGATTGTGTAACTGCTCTGGACTAAGTGGTGATGAGGTGGCAAAGTTGGAAAACAACTTGTTGAAAGAG GATATATTGGTGGCAAGGTTGGAAAACAATAAA GAAATATATTCGGAAGCTCAATTGAGCATTATTTACCCAGGCAATGAAGTTCCAAAGTGGTTCAGCTATACCTCTAACCATCCCACAACCATTCAACCTCTACCAGGATATGAATGGGATGAATATGAGAGGAAAGAAGAATTTGTTGGAGGCAGTGAATATCGTTTTGAAATTCCTCTAAAATTACAAGAGGGGGAGAAGTTATTAGGATTGGCTCTATCTTATGTTCTTGAACCATTTACTAATGATGAATATCCTGAAGATTCGGAAATTTTGATCGACGGAAAAATACTTGTGGACCATTTTAGATTCTATCGTGGGGACTTAAAGGCAACTCATGTGAGGCTTGCGTTAGTTGATGAACTTTGGTATGATGAGGACATGGATATTTGTCAAGTTGAATTTCTTTTCCCCAAAGGGTGTCCCATTAAAAGCTGCGGCGTGCACTGCCTATTGCGCAACCAAGACAGTGGATCCTCATATTCGGAGGATGAGGAGGATGAGGAGCAAGAGCAAGAGCAACCGTCCGACTCAGATATTGAGGAGGATGAGGATCCAATGCAGAGAGCCCAATttcagcagcagcaacagcaacaacagcaacaacaacagcagCAGTTGAGACAACAGCAATTTCAACAACCAATGCAGCCAGTATCTTCCATTAAGCGTCCCTATGATGGTGGTGTATGTGATCATAGGCTGAGGCAATATTTAGATCATCAGCGGCAACGGCCTGCT GTGAATCAGTTGGATCAAGTTGCTCAGAAATGCCAAAGCACAATAGCTGACAGTGGATCTGATGGGATTTCTCAGCAGGATCTACAAACAAACAGCAATAT GGTACCGACAGCTGGACGGCAGCTCGCAAAGAGTTTGGAGATGCAGGTATATGCTATTGCA ATCTCAGAGGTTGTCAATAGCATGAAGGACTTGGTTGACTTCTGCAGGGAGAACAAAGTTGGGCCAATTG AGGCCTTGAAGGTTTATCCTCGGCATGCCAGTGCAAACATCGACAATTCCACAGGTGGTGGTGTTAACAACACATACAACCAAAGAGCCCCGGATTTACCCTCAAACCTTCACTTGCAAGAGGACGGTTTTTTTAACAGCAATCCTGACGATAACATGTATCCTCAGATATCGTCAGATATCGTCTTGAGACCAACGAGTAGTCTTGGGAAGAGGCCCCATCCACGTGGATCCTCAGATATCGTCGATGATGAATATGATCATCCAAAACGCAGGCAGATTGATattgaggaggaagaggagcaAGAGCAACCGTCTGCTTCAGATGATCCGCAATTTCAGATTTCTTAG
- the LOC126607955 gene encoding TMV resistance protein N-like isoform X7 produces MANQLVPSSSLSSTPSWEYDVFLSFRGEDTRTNFTDHLYSALVRHGIRTFLDDSELPPGEEIAPTLLKAIENSRISVIVFSENYASSRWCLDELVHILECRESKGQMTMPIFYKVDPSDVRNQKSSYGVAIAVPSRKYENDPEKVQGWRTALTKAANLKGYTLKEKEYETKFINDIVEEISTQVLNRTYLHVSDCPVGIESCAKEVEVLLDVGGNDRRVVGIWGTSGIGKTTIAKDVYNAIAHKFEGSCFLADVSETSASREGLIQLQKTLLSKILGGAELNFVNAHEGTSLIKNRLRQKKILLILDDVDKLEQLKDWVDVDCFGEGSRVIITTKDRKLLKFYGGQWIYEVKKLEDDKALKLFSWNAFKRNRPPDDYLSLARRAIVHAQGLPLALNLISSYLRNESIGRWQAVLNSYDSYVGEPYTDIQITLRKTYDAWDYDLQQVFLDIACFFKGENKDYVLQVLSSSTLNVHEDCINVLVEKAIITIEGNRILMHDLLQKMGKKIVYEESPTEPGKRSRVWYHEDVYNVLTENQGTEKIRSIVVELPKSDEIPLNPESFLRMVKLEIFINRNAYFSGRVDYLPNSLRWIDLRGRSLGGRVLRNIKHMVVLNLSSNFHPRHVVCFNVPHSGIRQLKRFKNLAKLTRMNLSGCEFLEKMPDLSGSPNITELDLSGCTSLVEVDDSVGFLDKLESLRLSGCSKLTRFPTRLGSRSLRTLSLSGCRRLESFPEISNSLKCLYIGESGIRELPPIAYFTGLETLNANGCELQNIQLLPDGKKVKFDEVSSRLSLNLSGCKLSESDFFVPLDCWSTLRELDLSRNNFVSLPDCISEAVNLKKLYLCDCKRLREIPVLPPKLEELYLDGCTSLDKIPKLPPRLGRLRLRNCSGLSGDEVAKLLVAKLENEWLNEEIDLSRNNFVSLPDCISKAVNLLTLDLSDCKWLREIPVLPPRLWQLDLDGCTSLEKIPKLPPSLEELRLCNCSGLSGDEVAKLENNLLKEDILVARLENNKEIYSEAQLSIIYPGNEVPKWFSYTSNHPTTIQPLPGYEWDEYERKEEFVGGSEYRFEIPLKLQEGEKLLGLALSYVLEPFTNDEYPEDSEILIDGKILVDHFRFYRGDLKATHVRLALVDELWYDEDMDICQVEFLFPKGCPIKSCGVHCLLRNQDSGSSYSEDEEDEEQEQEQPSDSDIEEDEDPMQRAQFQQQQQQQQQQQQQQLRQQQFQQPMQPVSSIKRPYDGGVCDHRLRQYLDHQRQRPAVNQLDQVAQKCQSTIADSGSDGISQQDLQTNSNMVPTAGRQLAKSLEMQVYAIAISEVVNSMKDLVDFCRENKVGPIEALKVYPRHASANIDNSTGGGVNNTYNQRAPDLPSNLHLQEDGFFNSNPDDNMYPQISSDIVLRPTSSLGKRPHPRGSSDIVDDEYDHPKRRQIDIEEEEEQEQPSASDDPQFQIS; encoded by the exons ATGGCCAATCAACTtgtcccttcttcttccttaagCAGTACTCCTTCATGGGAATACGATGTCTTTTTGAGCTTTAGAGGTGAGGATACACGCACCAATTTTACAGATCATCTATACAGTGCCTTGGTCCGTCACGGAATCCGCACCTTTCTTGATGATAGTGAACTTCCACCAGGAGAAGAAATAGCACCAACGCTTCTCAAAGCAATTGAAAACTCGAGAATTTCTGTCATCGTGTTCTCTGAAAACTATGCATCTTCAAGATGGTGCTTGGACGAGCTCGTACATATCCTTGAATGTAGAGAGTCAAAGGGACAAATGACAATGCCAATCTTCTACAAGGTGGATCCATCGGATGTCCGAAACCAAAAAAGTAGTTATGGTGTTGCGATTGCTGTTCCTAGCCGCAAATATGAGAATGACCCGGAGAAGGTGCAAGGATGGAGGACAGCTCTTACAAAAGCAGCAAATCTGAAAGGATATACTCTCAAAGAGAAAGA GTATGAAACTAAATTTATTAACGACATCGTTGAGGAGATTTCAACCCAAGTATTAAATCGCACATATTTGCATGTGTCTGACTGCCCAGTTGGAATAGAGTCTTGTGCAAAAGAGGTGGAAGTGCTTTTAGATGTCGGTGGAAATGATCGTCGTGTAGTTGGGATTTGGGGGACATCTGGAATAGGCAAGACAACAATTGCAAAAGATGTTTATAATGCAATTGCTCATAAGTTTGAAGGCAGTTGTTTCCTGGCAGATGTTAGTGAAACATCGGCATCACGTGAAGGCCTAATCCAACTACAGAAGACTCTTCTATCTAAAATTCTTGGTGGTGCGGAGTTGAACTTTGTCAATGCTCATGAAGGAACCAGTCTTATTAAGAATCGGTTGAGACAAAAGAAGATTCTCTTAATTCTTGATGACGTGGATAAATTGGAGCAGTTAAAAGACTGGGTCGATGTCGATTGTTTCGGTGAGGGTAGCAGAGTGATCATAACCACAAAAGATAGAAAATTGCTAAAATTTTATGGAGGTCAGTGGATATATGAAGTCAAAAAGTTAGAAGACGACAAAGCACTTAAGCTTTTTAGTTGGAATGCCTTCAAAAGAAATAGACCTCCAGATGATTATTTGAGCCTCGCACGACGTGCAATAGTCCATGCTCAAGGCCTTCCGTTGGCTCTTAATCTTATAAGTTCTTATCTGCGCAATGAAAGTATAGGTCGTTGGCAAGCTGTATTGAACAGTTACGATTCTTACGTTGGAGAACCTTATACAGATATTCAAATAACACTTCGAAAAACTTATGATGCCTGGGATTATGACTTGCAACAAGTTTTCCTAGACATTGCATGTTTTTTTAAGGGTGAAAATAAAGACTACGTGTTACAAGTGTTAAGCAGTTCGACGCTCAATGTACATGAAGATTGTATTAATGTACTCGTTGAGAAAGCCATTATAACTATTGAAGGTAATCGGATTTTGATGCATGACTTGCTACAAAAAATGGGTAAGAAAATAGTTTACGAAGAATCGCCCACTGAACCAGGCAAGCGAAGCAGGGTGTGGTATCATGAAGATGTGTACAATGTTCTAACTGAAAACCAA ggaacGGAGAAAATTAGAAGCATTGTGGTGGAGCTGCCCAAATCAGATGAGATACCCTTGAATCCAGAAAGTTTTTTGAGGATGgtaaaacttgaaatttttatAAATCGGAATGCATATTTTTCTGGACGTGTTGATTATTTGCCCAACAGTTTAAGGTGGATTGACTTGCGTGGACGATCCTTGGGTGGACGAGTCTTGCGTAATATTAAGCATATGGTTGTGCTCAATTTGTCGTCCAATTTTCATCCAAGACATGTTGTTTGTTTTAATGTGCCACACAGTGGCATAAGACAATTGAAGAGATTTAAG AATTTGGCAAAGCTTACACGGATGAATTTAAGCGGTTGcgaatttttggaaaaaatgCCTGACTTATCTGGAAGCCCAAACATAACTGAGTTGGATCTAAGTGGCTGCACAAGTTTGGTCGAGGTTGATGATTCGGTTGGATTCCTCGATAAACTTGAAAGTTTACGTCTTTCTGGGTGCTCTAAGCTTACAAG GTTTCCAACAAGACTTGGATCGAGGTCCCTAagaacactttctctctcaggTTGCAGAAGGCTCGAGAGTTTCCCAGAAATATCCAACTCCCTAAAATGTTTGTATATAGGAGAAAGTGGCATAAGAGAATTGCCACCAATTGCTTATTTTACTGGGCTTGAGACATTGAACGCAAATGGTTGTGAGTTGCAAAATATCCAACTCCTCCCTGATGGAAAGAAGGTGAAGTTTGATGAAGTTTCATCCAGGCTGTCTCTTAATCTTTCAGGATGCAAGTTATCAGAAAGTGATTTCTTTGTGCCTCTTGATTGCTGGTCCACATTAAGAGAACTTGATCTGTCGAGAAACAATTTTGTTAGCCTTCCGGATTGTATTAGCGAAGCTGTCAACTTGAAGAAACTTTACTTGTGCGATTGCAAGAGGCTTCGAGAAATTCCAGTCCTTCCACCAAAACTAGAAGAGTTATATCTGGATGGTTGCACATCATTGGACAAAATTCCAAAACTGCCCCCGAGGCTTGGGCGTCTTAGATTGCGTAACTGCTCTGGACTAAGTGGTGATGAGGTGGCAAAGTTGTTAGTGGCAAAGTTGGAAAACGAGTGGTTGAATGAG GAAATTGATCTGTCAAGAAACAATTTTGTTAGCCTTCCGGATTGTATTAGCAAAGCTGTCAACTTGTTGACTCTTGACTTGTCGGATTGCAAGTGGCTTCGAGAAATTCCAGTCCTTCCACCAAGACTATGGCAGTTAGATCTGGATGGCTGCACATCATTGGAGAAAATTCCAAAACTGCCCCCGAGCCTTGAGGAGCTTAGATTGTGTAACTGCTCTGGACTAAGTGGTGATGAGGTGGCAAAGTTGGAAAACAACTTGTTGAAAGAG GATATATTGGTGGCAAGGTTGGAAAACAATAAA GAAATATATTCGGAAGCTCAATTGAGCATTATTTACCCAGGCAATGAAGTTCCAAAGTGGTTCAGCTATACCTCTAACCATCCCACAACCATTCAACCTCTACCAGGATATGAATGGGATGAATATGAGAGGAAAGAAGAATTTGTTGGAGGCAGTGAATATCGTTTTGAAATTCCTCTAAAATTACAAGAGGGGGAGAAGTTATTAGGATTGGCTCTATCTTATGTTCTTGAACCATTTACTAATGATGAATATCCTGAAGATTCGGAAATTTTGATCGACGGAAAAATACTTGTGGACCATTTTAGATTCTATCGTGGGGACTTAAAGGCAACTCATGTGAGGCTTGCGTTAGTTGATGAACTTTGGTATGATGAGGACATGGATATTTGTCAAGTTGAATTTCTTTTCCCCAAAGGGTGTCCCATTAAAAGCTGCGGCGTGCACTGCCTATTGCGCAACCAAGACAGTGGATCCTCATATTCGGAGGATGAGGAGGATGAGGAGCAAGAGCAAGAGCAACCGTCCGACTCAGATATTGAGGAGGATGAGGATCCAATGCAGAGAGCCCAATttcagcagcagcaacagcaacaacagcaacaacaacagcagCAGTTGAGACAACAGCAATTTCAACAACCAATGCAGCCAGTATCTTCCATTAAGCGTCCCTATGATGGTGGTGTATGTGATCATAGGCTGAGGCAATATTTAGATCATCAGCGGCAACGGCCTGCT GTGAATCAGTTGGATCAAGTTGCTCAGAAATGCCAAAGCACAATAGCTGACAGTGGATCTGATGGGATTTCTCAGCAGGATCTACAAACAAACAGCAATAT GGTACCGACAGCTGGACGGCAGCTCGCAAAGAGTTTGGAGATGCAGGTATATGCTATTGCA ATCTCAGAGGTTGTCAATAGCATGAAGGACTTGGTTGACTTCTGCAGGGAGAACAAAGTTGGGCCAATTG AGGCCTTGAAGGTTTATCCTCGGCATGCCAGTGCAAACATCGACAATTCCACAGGTGGTGGTGTTAACAACACATACAACCAAAGAGCCCCGGATTTACCCTCAAACCTTCACTTGCAAGAGGACGGTTTTTTTAACAGCAATCCTGACGATAACATGTATCCTCAGATATCGTCAGATATCGTCTTGAGACCAACGAGTAGTCTTGGGAAGAGGCCCCATCCACGTGGATCCTCAGATATCGTCGATGATGAATATGATCATCCAAAACGCAGGCAGATTGATattgaggaggaagaggagcaAGAGCAACCGTCTGCTTCAGATGATCCGCAATTTCAGATTTCTTAG